A genome region from Chryseobacterium sp. G0186 includes the following:
- a CDS encoding VOC family protein, whose product MNVKLDSIILYVQNIELLKTFYVENFNLKVIEEDAIWVLMNAGAVNIGLHRIGDQYLEKIETGHQFDNNTKLVFEIDMDIESAREELLSKNIPMREIKTFENYDFWLCDGTDPEGNVFQLKHKKQ is encoded by the coding sequence ATGAATGTAAAATTAGACTCCATTATTCTATATGTACAAAATATTGAACTACTCAAAACCTTTTATGTTGAAAACTTTAACCTGAAAGTGATTGAGGAAGACGCTATATGGGTTCTTATGAATGCAGGAGCTGTCAATATCGGGCTTCATAGAATTGGAGATCAATACTTGGAAAAAATAGAAACCGGACATCAGTTTGACAACAATACAAAACTTGTTTTTGAAATTGATATGGATATAGAATCTGCAAGAGAAGAATTGCTGTCAAAAAACATTCCCATGAGGGAAATAAAGACTTTTGAAAATTATGATTTCTGGCTATGTGACGGAACGGACCCTGAGGGAAATGTATTTCAGTTAAAGCATAAGAAACAATAG